The Pyxidicoccus sp. MSG2 DNA segment CGGAGAGGACCGCGCCCTCGGCGTTTCCGCACCCGGCACGGCTGGAGACGACGGCGCCCGCCCCTGTCCCGGCGGCTCCGAAGCCGGTGCGACCGGAGAGGACTGCGCCTGCTCTCGCGACGCCCCGCCGGAAGGCGTCGGAGCCCGCGCGGGCGGTGTCGCGCCGAGCGCCCCCGCCTCCGCGGCCCGGGCATCCTCCGCGATGGCGCCTTGCAGCGCGGAGCGAAGGGCGGAGGCGGACGGGTAGCGGTCCTCGGGTGCCTTGGCGAGGGCGCGTAGGATGACGCGCTCCACGGCCGGCGAAACGCCCGGGTGCACCGAGCGCGGAGGCGGCGGCAGCCGCGTCTGGTGGGCCACGAGCTGAGCGGTAATCCCCTCGTCGGTGAAGGGCAGCCGCCCGGTGACGAGCTGGTAGGCGATGACACCCACCGCGTACAGGTCCGCGCGCCCGTCCAGGCGGCGGCCCACGGACTGCTCCGGGGCCATGTACTCCGGCGTGCCGACGATGATGCCCGCATGCGTCTGCGGCATGTGCGCGTCGAGCAGCTTGGCGATGCCGAAGTCCAGCACCTTCACGAAGGGCGAGCCCCGCCCGCGCCGCACGAGGAAGACGTTGTCCGGCTTGAGGTCGCGGTGGACGATGCCTCGCGCGTGCGCGGCCTGGAGCGCGTCACACACCTGGCTCAGCACGGCCACCACCGCCGCGGCCGGCAGCGGCGTGCCCACCCACGCGGACAGCGGCGCCCCGTCCAGGTACTCCATGATGAGGTACGGGCGCGGCAGCGCGGCGTTCAGGTCGAAGATGCTGACGATGTTCTCGTGGCCGATGAGATTCACGGCCCGCGCCTCCGCGTGGAAGCGCTGCACCAATTCCGGGTACATGGCCAGGTGGTCGTGCAGCACCTTCACCGCCACCTTGCTGCCAATCGACACGTGCTCGCCCAGGTACACCGACCCCATGCCGCCCCGGCCCAGGCGGCGCACCAGGTGGAAGCTGCCGAAGCGCTGCCCCACCAGCGGGTCCACCTCCTCGCCCGTCGGGGCACACCGGTTCCGGGGCGTTCCCCCGCCCTCCGCGTCCGCACGCACGAGCGTCGAGCAAGGGGCCTCCGCCCGATGCCATCGGCCGCACGCCGCGCACTCCCCACCGCTGCTCACCTCGGCCATACCGCTCCCCCCGGCCTGCCTTCACAGCTTGGACACCGGGGAACTCACGCATCCACTGTCGGTAAAGGCGGATGTCGCGTAGTACCGAGCCAACCCGCGCCGAGGTCGCAGGCAAGCGTCCCGCGCAGGACGCCCCTCCTGCCGAGAATTCATCAGCTGGATAGAGTGCGCCCCCATGTCTTCCACCGCACGTCGCATCCCCATCGTCGACCTCTCCCACTACCGCACCGGCACGGCCCGGGAGCGCGCGCGCTTCGTGCAGGTGTTCGGCGATGGCCTCAAGGAGTTCGGGTTCGTCACCGTGGAGGGCCACGGCGTCGATGACGGGCTCATCCGCCGCACCTACTCGGACGTGGAGCGCTTCTTCGGCCTGCCCGAGGCGGTGAAGGCCCGCTACGCGGACACGGAGCGCGGGGGCCAGCGCGGCTACATCGGCTACGGCCAGGAGCACGCCAAGAATCGCAAGGTGGGTGACCTGAAGGAGTTCTGGCACGTGGGCCGCGAGCTGCCGAAGAGCCACCGCTACCACGACGTCTATGGCGCCAACGTGTGGCCGGAAGAGGTGCCCACCTTCCGCGAGCACACGCGGTCGCTCTTCTCCGCGCTGGATGGCGCGGCGGGGGTGATGCTCCAGGCGCTGGCCGAGTACTTCGGCGTGGAGCGCGACACGTTCCGCGACATGGCCACGGACGGCAACTCGGTGCTGCGGCTCATCCACTACCCGCCGCTGAAGGAGCGCTTCATCCCCGGTGGGGTGCGCGCCGCCGAGCACGAGGACATCAACCTCATCACCCTCCTCTGCGAGGGCACCGCGGGAGGCCTGGAGTTGCTCACGCGCGACGGCGAGTGGCTGCCGGTGGACACGCTGCGCGGGCAGATTGTCGTGGACTCGGGCGACATGCTCAGCCGCGTGACGAACAACGTCATCCCCGCCACCACGCACCGGGTGGTGAACCCGCGCGGCACGGCCGAGGACACGGTGCGCTACTCCATGCCCTTCTTCGTGCACCCGTACGCGGACTGTGTGCTCCAGCCGCTGCCGTGTACGCAGACGCCGGACAACCCGGCGCGCCATGCCCCCATCACCGCGGATGCGTTCCTCAAGCAGCGCCTGCGGGAAATCGGGTTGTTGAAGTAATCGGCGCCGCAATGGACGCTCCCCTGCCCGCCTCCCATGTCGAGCTGTTCGCCGTCCAGCCGCGCGTCGCGCTGGAGGACTACGCCTCTCGTGAGTCCTTCACCGCGCGCCACCGCGCACTGGCCGCGAGGGTGGATGCCTTGCGCGCGAGGGACGCCAACGGGCAGCCCCTCCACCCTGCCCTCGCGGTGTGGCCGGAGATGGTGGGCGCCGCGCTGGGACTGATGGGGCACCTGCCCCGCGTGCGTCGCTGCCGCACCACGAATGGCGCCATGACGCGCATGGCGCTCGCCGAGTGGTGGGCCATGTGGAGCACGTGGCGCCGCTTGCGGCCCCCGACGATGGAGGAGTGCCTCTACGCCGCGGTGGCGCCCCGCGTGCACCGCGCCATGTGGGAGACGTTCTCCGGAATCGCGAAGGACTTCGGCCTGTGGGTGGTGGCGGGCAGCGCGCTGCTACCGACCAACCGCCTGGGCCCGGACACGCCGGACTTCGAGCCGGACGGCGCGCGCACGTACAACACCAGCTACACCTTCTCGCCCGAAGGGCACTGCGTGGCGGTGACGCGCAAGGTGAACCTGGTGCCCACGCAGGAGGACGTGCTGCACCTCAGCCCGGGACGGCCCGAGGACCTGCCCGTGCTCCAGACGCCCTTCGGCCGGCTGGGAACGCTCGTCTGCTACGACGGCTTCCGCGAGCCCCACACCGCGAAGGAGCCGTACTTCGTCCCCTGCGCGCAGTACCTGGACGCGCTGGGGGTGGACGTCATCGCCCAGCCATCCGCCAACGCGTGGCCCTGGGATGCGCCCTGGGCCTTCAACGACACGGGCGCGGGAGAGTCCCAGCTCCGCCGCGAGCAGTGGTTCAACGAGGGGCTCTACACGCAGCTGCGCTCCCTCACCCGCGTGCGCTACGCCGTGAATCCGCAGCTCGTGGGCGGCTTCCTCGACAACACCTTCGAGGCGCCCTCGCTCATCCTCGAGCGGCCGGCGCCGGGCGAGGTGCGCGTGCTCGCCCAGTCCGAGAATCCCCGGGACGAGGACGTGCTCCACGTCACCGTGCCCCTGCCCGCGCGCGGTTAGTCGCCGAGCTTCTTCTTCAGCAAGTCGTTGACGAGGGCGGGGTTGCCCTTGCCCTTCATCGCCTTCATCACCTGTCCCACGAAGAAGCCGAACACCTGCTTCTTGCCGGCGCGGTACTTCTCCACCTCGCCCGCGTTCTTCGCGAGGATGTCGTCCACCACCGCCTCAATCGCGCCCGTGTCGCTCACCTGCGCCAGGCCCTTCTCCGCGATGATGTCCGAGGGCGCCTTGCCGGTGCGGAACATCTCCCCGAGCACGTCCTTGCCCGCGTTCGCGGACACCGTGCCCTTGTCCACCGCGCCCAACAGTTCGGCCAGTTGCGCCGGGGTGAAGCGCAGCGCGGACAGGGGCGTGCCCTCCTCCTTCAGCAGGCGCATCAGCTCGCCGAGAAACCAGTTGGAGAGCTTCTTCCCGTCCGCGTAGTGCGCAGCGCAGGCCTCGAAGAAGTCCGCCAGCGGGCGCTCGGCGGTGAGGATGCGCGCGTCATAGGCGGGCAGCCCGTACTGGCTCATGAAGCGCGTCAGCTTCGCGCGGGGCAACTCCGGCAGCGCCTTCGCCGCGGCGTCGATGTCCGCGGCGCTCACGTGCAGCGGCGGCAGGTCCGGCTCCGGGAAGTACCGGTAGTCGTGCGCCTCCTCCTTGCTGCGCATGGAGCGGGTGACGCCCTTGTTGACGTCCCACAGGCGCGTCTCCTGGCTCACCTTCCCGCCGGACTCGATGACGTCCACCTGCCGCGAAATCTCGTACTCCACCGCCTGCTTGACGAAGCGGAACGAGTTGAGGTTCTTCAGCTCGCAGCGCTGGCCGTAGGTGGACGAGCCCTTCGGCATCACCGACACGTTGGCGTCGCAGCGGAAGCTACCCTCCTCGAGGTTGCCGTCGTTGACGCCCAGGTACACGAGCACGTCGCGCAGCGCCTTGAGGTACTCCACCGCCTCGTCCGCATCGCGCAGGTCCGGCTCGCTGACGATTTCGAGCAGCGGCACGCCCGCGCGATTCAAGTCCACCAGGCTCTGACCTCCGCCCGCGTCGTGCACGTTCTTCCCCGCGTCCTCCTCCATGTGGATGCGGCGCACGCGGATGACCTTCTCACCCTGCGGCGTGTCGATGACGAGCCGGCCGTACTCGCAGATGGGCAGGTCGTACTGCGTAATCTGGTAGCCCTTCGGCAGGTCCGGATAGAAGTAGTTCTTCCGGCTCCACACGCTCGTCTTCTTGACGGTGCACTCCAGCGCGAGGCCGGTGCGCACGGCGAACTCCACCACGCGCTGGTTGAGCACCGGCAGCACGCCCGGCATGCCCAGGCACACCGGGCAGGTGTTGCGGTTGGGCTCGGCGCCGAACGCGGTGGAGCAGCCGCAGAAAATCTTCGACTGCGTGAGGAGCTGCGCGTGGACCTCGAGGCCGATGACGGGCTGGAAATCGCTCACGGGCATGGCGGTGTCACCAGGGCGTGCGGCCCGGCAGGCCCTACAGGGGCGCCGGGCGGCGGAAGAAGTCGTGCTCGCGCTCGAAGGCGCGGGCGATGCGCAGCAGGCGGGCCTCGTCGAACGGCCGCCCCAGAATCTGCAGGCCCACCGGCAGGCCCGCCTTCGTGAAGCCGCACGGCACGGCCAGGCCCGGCAGGCCCGCCAGGTTGCACGGCAGCGTGAAGACGTCCATGAGGTACATGGACAGCGGGTCGTCCACCTTCTCGCCCAGCTTGAAGGCCGGCACCGGAGACGTGGGCGACAGCACCGCGTCCACCTGCTGGAACGCCTTCGTGAAGTCCTCGCGGATGAGGGTGCGGACCTTCTGCGCGCGCAGGTAGTAGGCGTCGTAGTAGCCGGCGGACAGCGCGTACGTGCCCAGCATGATGCGGCGCTTCACCTCCGGCCCGAAGCCCCGCTCGCGCGTCAGCGCGTACAAGTCCTTCAGCCCGCGCGCGTCCTTCGCCCGCTGGCCGTAGCGGATGCCGTCATAGCGGGCCAGGTTGCTGGACGCCTCCGACGAGGCGAGGAGGTAGTACGTGGCCAGCGCGTACTTCGTGTGGGGCAGCGACACGTCCACCAGCGTCGCGCCCAGCCGCTCGTACTCGCGCAGGGCCTCACGGATGGAGGCCTCCACCTCCGGGTCGATGCCTTCGATGAAGTACTCGCGCGGCACGCCCAGCTTCAGGCCGCGCACCCCGGCCTCCAGGTCCGCCTGGTAGTCCGGCGTCTCCACGGCCGCCGACGTGGAGTCCTGGGCGTCGTGCCGTGCAATCAATTGCAGCAGCGCCGCCGTGTCCGCCACCGTGCGTGCCATGGGGCCGGGCTGGTCCAGCGACGAGGCGTAGGCGATGACGCCATAGCGCGACACGCGGCCGTAGGTGGGCTTGAGGCCCACGGTGTTGGTGAAGGCCGCGGGCTGGCGGATGGAGCCACCGGTGTCCGTGCCCAGCGCGCCGAACACCTCGCGCGCCGCCACCGCCGCGGCCGAGCCTCCCGACGAGCCGCCCGGCGTGCGCGCCAGGTCCCACGGGTTGTGGCTGGGGAAGTAAGCGCTGGACTCGTTGGACGAGCCCATCGCGAACTCGTCCATGTTCAGCTTGCCCACCAGCGGCAGGCCCGCGTCCTTCAAGAGGCGCACCACCGTGGCGTCATAGGGCGGGACGAAGCCCTCCAGGATGCGCGAGCCCGCGGTGGTCTCCACCCCTTCCGTGAGGAAGATGTCCTTGAGCCCCAGCGGCACGCCGTCCAGGGCGCTGGCGGGACTGCCGGCCTGGCGGCGAGCGTCGCTGGCACGGGCGGCGACGAGGGCGCCCTCCTCGTCCACGCGCAGGAAGGCGCGCACCTTCGGGTCCACCTGGCGGATGCGCTCCAGGCACGCGCG contains these protein-coding regions:
- a CDS encoding isopenicillin N synthase family dioxygenase, giving the protein MSSTARRIPIVDLSHYRTGTARERARFVQVFGDGLKEFGFVTVEGHGVDDGLIRRTYSDVERFFGLPEAVKARYADTERGGQRGYIGYGQEHAKNRKVGDLKEFWHVGRELPKSHRYHDVYGANVWPEEVPTFREHTRSLFSALDGAAGVMLQALAEYFGVERDTFRDMATDGNSVLRLIHYPPLKERFIPGGVRAAEHEDINLITLLCEGTAGGLELLTRDGEWLPVDTLRGQIVVDSGDMLSRVTNNVIPATTHRVVNPRGTAEDTVRYSMPFFVHPYADCVLQPLPCTQTPDNPARHAPITADAFLKQRLREIGLLK
- the gatB gene encoding Asp-tRNA(Asn)/Glu-tRNA(Gln) amidotransferase subunit GatB, yielding MPVSDFQPVIGLEVHAQLLTQSKIFCGCSTAFGAEPNRNTCPVCLGMPGVLPVLNQRVVEFAVRTGLALECTVKKTSVWSRKNYFYPDLPKGYQITQYDLPICEYGRLVIDTPQGEKVIRVRRIHMEEDAGKNVHDAGGGQSLVDLNRAGVPLLEIVSEPDLRDADEAVEYLKALRDVLVYLGVNDGNLEEGSFRCDANVSVMPKGSSTYGQRCELKNLNSFRFVKQAVEYEISRQVDVIESGGKVSQETRLWDVNKGVTRSMRSKEEAHDYRYFPEPDLPPLHVSAADIDAAAKALPELPRAKLTRFMSQYGLPAYDARILTAERPLADFFEACAAHYADGKKLSNWFLGELMRLLKEEGTPLSALRFTPAQLAELLGAVDKGTVSANAGKDVLGEMFRTGKAPSDIIAEKGLAQVSDTGAIEAVVDDILAKNAGEVEKYRAGKKQVFGFFVGQVMKAMKGKGNPALVNDLLKKKLGD
- a CDS encoding carbon-nitrogen hydrolase family protein — encoded protein: MDAPLPASHVELFAVQPRVALEDYASRESFTARHRALAARVDALRARDANGQPLHPALAVWPEMVGAALGLMGHLPRVRRCRTTNGAMTRMALAEWWAMWSTWRRLRPPTMEECLYAAVAPRVHRAMWETFSGIAKDFGLWVVAGSALLPTNRLGPDTPDFEPDGARTYNTSYTFSPEGHCVAVTRKVNLVPTQEDVLHLSPGRPEDLPVLQTPFGRLGTLVCYDGFREPHTAKEPYFVPCAQYLDALGVDVIAQPSANAWPWDAPWAFNDTGAGESQLRREQWFNEGLYTQLRSLTRVRYAVNPQLVGGFLDNTFEAPSLILERPAPGEVRVLAQSENPRDEDVLHVTVPLPARG
- the gatA gene encoding Asp-tRNA(Asn)/Glu-tRNA(Gln) amidotransferase subunit GatA; translated protein: MQLTDLTMLELAAKLAERAVSSEEATRACLERIRQVDPKVRAFLRVDEEGALVAARASDARRQAGSPASALDGVPLGLKDIFLTEGVETTAGSRILEGFVPPYDATVVRLLKDAGLPLVGKLNMDEFAMGSSNESSAYFPSHNPWDLARTPGGSSGGSAAAVAAREVFGALGTDTGGSIRQPAAFTNTVGLKPTYGRVSRYGVIAYASSLDQPGPMARTVADTAALLQLIARHDAQDSTSAAVETPDYQADLEAGVRGLKLGVPREYFIEGIDPEVEASIREALREYERLGATLVDVSLPHTKYALATYYLLASSEASSNLARYDGIRYGQRAKDARGLKDLYALTRERGFGPEVKRRIMLGTYALSAGYYDAYYLRAQKVRTLIREDFTKAFQQVDAVLSPTSPVPAFKLGEKVDDPLSMYLMDVFTLPCNLAGLPGLAVPCGFTKAGLPVGLQILGRPFDEARLLRIARAFEREHDFFRRPAPL